One region of Rubinisphaera margarita genomic DNA includes:
- a CDS encoding GspE/PulE family protein: MARRKLGQVLVDLGYMTEDQLWDVLEEQKQSPGELIGQVAVRMGFVTESQVTEALAEQHGMPVVNLAETNIPPKVLELVPETMAAVYKIIPISQKDGILTVAMANPANVAALDDLRNFLGVEVRGAVSSLADVEAALTRVYAGHEDSIEDVIGQLEAGNEDDGKMRGIDIGDMEEMSDAAPIRKLLNMILLLAIKDQASDIHFEPFEDEFKVRVKADGVLYEMVPPPRHLANAIVSRIKVMSELDIAERRLPQDGRIELNVGGNPVDLRVSVLPTINGESVVMRVLDRTVIQLDLNKIGMDANTLNRFRRMLKLPNGIVLVTGPTGSGKTTTLYSALNELNDIETKVITTEDPIEYEIDGLIQVPVNPDIDVTFANVLRAILRHDPDKILIGEIRDYETAEIAVQSALTGHLVFSTLHTNDAPSAVTRLRDMGVQPFLITATVEGILAQRLVRKICTECRSEFEPSDELLMELQLPIQQARQYKFYYGKGCARCNNGGYKGRTGLYELMNVDDDIRDLVSSNASVDEMRNLARSQGMTTLRESGLKLIFDGVTTIDEVVRETVMEDLD, encoded by the coding sequence ATGGCACGGCGTAAGCTGGGACAGGTTCTGGTCGATCTCGGTTACATGACCGAGGATCAGCTCTGGGATGTGCTTGAAGAACAAAAGCAAAGTCCCGGTGAACTGATTGGCCAGGTTGCCGTCCGCATGGGCTTCGTGACGGAATCACAGGTCACGGAAGCTCTGGCGGAGCAACATGGGATGCCGGTCGTCAACCTGGCAGAGACCAACATCCCGCCCAAGGTGCTGGAACTTGTTCCGGAAACCATGGCCGCCGTTTATAAGATCATCCCGATCTCGCAGAAAGATGGCATTCTGACCGTCGCCATGGCCAACCCGGCCAACGTGGCGGCTCTGGACGATCTGCGGAACTTCCTCGGCGTTGAGGTTCGCGGAGCGGTCTCATCACTGGCGGATGTCGAAGCGGCTCTGACACGGGTTTATGCCGGTCACGAGGACAGCATTGAAGACGTTATCGGCCAGCTTGAGGCGGGCAACGAAGACGACGGCAAGATGCGCGGGATCGACATCGGCGACATGGAAGAAATGTCCGATGCCGCTCCAATCCGTAAGCTGCTCAATATGATTTTGCTGCTGGCCATCAAGGACCAGGCGAGCGATATTCACTTTGAGCCATTCGAAGACGAATTCAAGGTTCGCGTCAAGGCGGACGGCGTGCTCTACGAAATGGTGCCGCCACCACGCCACCTCGCGAACGCCATTGTTTCCCGAATCAAGGTCATGTCCGAGCTCGATATCGCCGAGCGGCGTCTGCCGCAGGACGGTCGAATCGAACTTAACGTCGGGGGCAACCCGGTCGACCTGCGTGTCTCGGTGCTGCCGACCATTAACGGCGAATCGGTCGTTATGCGAGTGCTCGACCGGACCGTGATTCAGCTCGATCTGAATAAGATCGGGATGGATGCCAATACACTCAACCGGTTCCGCCGGATGCTGAAGCTGCCGAACGGTATCGTCCTGGTCACGGGTCCCACGGGGTCCGGCAAGACGACGACGCTCTACTCGGCTCTGAACGAACTCAACGATATTGAAACCAAGGTCATCACGACCGAAGACCCGATCGAATACGAAATCGATGGTCTCATTCAGGTGCCGGTCAATCCGGACATCGATGTGACCTTCGCGAACGTGCTGCGGGCCATTCTGCGGCACGATCCGGACAAGATTCTGATTGGCGAAATTCGAGACTACGAAACGGCGGAAATCGCCGTGCAGTCGGCGCTCACGGGTCACCTCGTATTCAGCACGCTGCACACGAACGACGCTCCTTCGGCTGTCACGCGTCTGCGAGATATGGGAGTCCAGCCGTTCCTCATTACAGCGACTGTGGAAGGGATTCTCGCTCAGCGACTGGTGCGAAAGATCTGCACCGAATGTCGGTCTGAGTTCGAACCTTCCGACGAACTGCTGATGGAACTTCAGCTGCCGATTCAACAGGCACGACAATACAAATTCTATTACGGCAAGGGCTGTGCCCGCTGTAACAACGGCGGTTACAAAGGTCGAACCGGGCTGTACGAACTGATGAATGTCGACGACGACATCCGCGACCTGGTGTCGAGCAACGCGTCGGTGGATGAAATGCGGAACCTGGCACGAAGCCAGGGAATGACCACGCTGCGGGAGTCGGGACTCAAGTTGATCTTCGACGGAGTCACGACAATCGACGAGGTGGTCCGCGAGACCGTCATGGA